The following nucleotide sequence is from Halogeometricum borinquense DSM 11551.
CCGACGACCGAGCGACAGTCGAGGAGAAGATTCACCGGTACGCTCACTCCGGCGGCCGCGACTCGCTCGCGGCACACCGCGAACACGGCGGCGACCCCGCCGTGGACGTGGCGTACCAGTACCTTCACTTCTTCTTCGAATCGGACGACAGGACGGTCGAACGACTCGCCCGCGACTACCGCGCGGGTGATTTGACCAGCGGTGAGATGAAAGCACGCGCCGCAGAACAGATCGTTGACTTCCTTGAGGCCCACCAAGCGCGACGGGACCAACTGGGCTCGCTCGACGCCGAACTGGGTCCATACCGTCTCACCGACGACGAACGGGAGCGCGCCCGCAGAGGCGTTGGCGTCGAGACGGGCAGGTTAGAGTAACGACTCGTATCCGAAGTTGTACTCGGTCGTGAATTGGATGGACGGGTCGTCTTCATCGTGGACTGTCTCTACTGTCGTCGCTATCGAGCGAACGCCGTCAGCAAGCCCGTCCCACTCCAGTGAGTATTCGCTGTCTGGCCTCTGGTCGGATAGAATCTCCCCCGACGGAGTGGTGGTGACGCGCCCTGACGGGAGTTTGAATGACGCATCTCCGCTGCCGAACTCGACAGCGACGGTCGATGAATTGTCAGCCGAAATTGTATCTGTGACCACCGGATTTGCTACCTTGCCGGCCGTCTCAACGCCGATTTGAAGGTACGCCGTCCGAAGTGGCTCCGTTATGATGTTGAACGAGCCAAGGCCAGCAGTGTACGTTAGGTCGCCGTTATCGACGGCGGTCCACATGAAGTGACGGTATCGCGTTTGGTCCGATTCACTGTTCGACTCGCCGCTGTCGCCTGCGGAGTCGCCTTCGACGCGGTACGTCGCGGCCACGGAGTTAACTTCGTAATCGCCCTCGTATGCGCCGCCTTCAGTGCTCGTGTCGATGTTGTCGGTAGTTGCGGTGATGAATCCGTCGTATGTCGGGTCGCCGGTTCCGAACACGCCCGCGTCGCCGTACCGTTCGGCCATCTTCTCGACGTACTCCCGAAACTCGTCTTCGTCCATGTCCGGGTCGCCATCGCCCGGTGATAGCGTCGCATGTATCCCACCGCCGAGCTTCGTCATCACGTCGTCGTCTTCCGCCGCGGAAACACCCGCGAAACCACCTGTCGCTGCTGCTCCGCCACCGATTATTTTGAGAACTGCTCGCCGTGTCGTGGAGGTCTCTTTCGGGGACACAAGTGAGTACTCTCTCTCTGTACTGTTAAAAAAGCAACAGATTGGGGTAGTCACCCCGCTTGATGGCCTGCGTCGTGTGTTACAGTTTGCGACCGAGACTCCAGTTAGAAGTCGCCGGTGACGATGTCCGCAACCCGCTGGCGGTCGAACAGTTCTCCGGAGAACGTGTCCGGGTAGAGGTCCTTTGCAGTTCGTTCGACTAAGAAGAGGTTGTGAATCGGTCCTTGGTACGTCGGTCCGCCGCGGAAGACGCGGTCGTTCTTGACGGCGGTGAGTTGGCTTCCGATGTCGTGGTTCTTCATGTGCTTGACGAGCGTATTCTGGAACTCCGCTTCGGTCTTCGTCTCGTGTCCTTTGAGTAACAGCGTGTCGGGGTCAACTTCGAGGAGTTGCTCGTAGTCGATTTTCGTCCGGTTGGTCGAACTGATTCCTTTGACATCGGTACCCTCGAACGCGTCTTTCACCTTCAGATCTCGCAGGTGCTTGATGCTTGTTCCGCCGGTGTTGAGTCGGTAGGGTGAGAACTTCTCGGGTTCGTTGCCCGCGGCGTAAATGAGCGCAGCGGAGGCCGCCTCGGACTCAGCAGGCAACTGTTCGGCAACACGGCCGCGAACGTACTCGTCGTGGAGCGATTTGAACGCCTCGTACCGCTCCTGTTCTTGGAATATCTCCGCTACTTTCTCGAACGCCTCGTACATCGTGTAGTACTGGTAGTCCTCGTGCCACGTGTCCGTGTGACGGAAGATGAGATTCCCGATGAACGGCGCAACGCCCTCCGTGATCTCGTCGATGTCGGCCTGCTCCCACCCTTTGAAGTTGTTTATAATCCAGTTCGGGTCGATAACGTGGATGTCGGCGTCCATCGTGTAGAACAGTTCCTTGTCGATGCCGCCCTGGTAGAGTTCTTGCAGCGACTCCTTGTCGACGCTGACTCCGTCCAGTTCCTCGTACCAGTGCGTGTGGAGTCGGGGCTTGTATCCGACGCTCAGTAGTCCGTCCGCCTGACCGAGAGCGATACCCATGTCGGCGTATCCCTGACAGTACGTCGCCCACGTTTCGGGAACGCTGTCGAATTCGACGGTGCCAACCGGCTCCATCGTCACTGAATACGACCCGTCCGCGGCCGCCTCGGTTGCCGTCTCTGTTTCCGTCTCAGTGGCAGTGGCTGTCTCCGTCGAAGTCGATGTTTCGGTCGCTTCCGAGTCCGACTCGCCCGTACAACCGGCGACGATCCCACTGCCGAGAATCGCTCCGCCGTACTTCAGATAGTCTCGCCGCGTCGCTCCGTTGCGTTTGATACCGTCGTTAGCCATATTTTTTGGCTTGCCTAAAAATATATAGTCGTTCGGTTTTCGTCTCGTTAAAATATCAGCAGCGTCCGTGCGTAATCAACCCTCACGTCGCACTATAAAATGTCACCGGTGTTTTCGCGTCCTCGAATCGATGAATCTAGGGTTGAACCTCACCGCATCAAGCCAGATCTCGGGAGTCGGTGGGGCGTCGTCGGGTCCCTACACGGCGTCAAATACGATCATCACCGCGTTTCTCCGTCGAGCCGCCTACAGAACTCCGGCGACGACGAGCAGCGCTATCGAGACAGCGCTCGCGCCAAGAAACCATGGTCGCGCTTTCGTTGCTGCCGCGACCGCCGATTTCTCCGATAGACTGTTGGTCAGTTGACGGTAACCGAAGAAAAGCACGATTGCGAGGACGAGCCATAGGCCGACCATCGCCAGTACGAGGTTTCCCCGGCCCATCGTCTGGAGTGTTTCGGCGGTGTAAATCGTCCCTGCGAGATGGCCGCCGCTGAACAGCAGCAGGAGGGTCGAGGCCACCGTAAGATACCAGAACCGTCGTGCAATGAATGTCAACCCATCTCTACTCAGCGACTCGCTACGTGCCGCCGGAATGACGGCCCCGGCAACCACGAGCGTCCCACCCGTCCAAAGCGCAGCGAAAACCGTGTGGATGGTCATCACTATGTCAAGCATACTTGTCATAGACGAACCTCCATACTCCGCTGTGGCCCACCCGTAATGCCGTTGCTGGGTCGGCGTACTGCGCCGGTTACAACCACACCCTCGGAACCTCGCGGTTGCACATGATCGAGTTCTCTGTGTGTCATCTTCTGGGTGTTCGAGGCTGGAAGATAAACATCGATGGAGGCGTCCCAGGTTGTGGGACTAGCAGGCGCGAACGACCAGAAACGGCATTGGAGGGAGTACAGCGACTATTCCAGTAATCTGGGACTAACCGGGACCTCTATACCCCCTACACCGAAAGCATTGAAGACCACAAGAGATGAGCTCGGCAAAGTGTCGCAACGAAAATACAGTATACAGTACTTGGGATGAGCGAACAAAACATTGATTCGAATCGGCTATCACTGATTCCGTCGAATATTATCTCAAGTAATTCATCTACCGAAATGGATCGATGGTCATCCGAAGAACCCGACGACCCCGCTCTTCCGACGGTGTTGAAGTCGCTCGACGATGACAAGTGCCGGACAATATTGACGCTACTGGACAACCCGAAATCTGCAAGTGAACTCTGTGAGGAGTGCGATCTTCCGAGTTCGACAGTGTATCGGAAACTCGAACTGCTCCGCGAATCGATGCTCGTTCGGGAATACACGGAAGTTCGGCGTGACGGGCCAAACGCCACACTCTACGAACGGGATTTTACAGATATTTCAATCAGCATCACCGACGACGAGTTTACGATGGCAGTTTCCCGCCCAGAAGAGGATCCAGAGGACCGCCTAGCCACGTTCTGGTCAGCAATGAAGGAGGAATCGCAATGAATGTATCTATTATTCTACTTGTTGTCGTCAAGATTGTTGCCCTCGTCCTCGGGGGTATCGTGTCTCTGATGGCATACAGAGCCTACAATCGAACGCGAATCGCAGGTCTCCAATTCTTTGCGATAGGGTTGGCGGTCATCACGCTCGGAACGTTTCTCGTCGGGGTGTTCCACCATCTCGGTGGTGCTTCTGCTACTATCGGAATGCTCCTTGAGAGTGTGATCATCAGTATCGGGTTCGTTGTCATGATCTACGGGCTCAAACAGACGTAGAAGCCGATCTGTTCTCACCGAAGGTCGCTATCTGGACAGTACTCTCGAAGCGACAACCAGTTCTCCCACATCTTGGGAGCCTTCCATCGCGCCTTATCAATCGCTATCTGACTGGGATGTATGCACTGGTCCGAAACATCCCTCAGTCAGTCTGAGTTCGCAATCTCTCCCGTAACAGGTGGTGTCGGGAACCGATGAAACGGGGACTGACGTCGCGGTATGCGGACGTACTGGCTTCGCGGAGCAGATTAATCATTGCTCTGTTGCTCGTCGTCAGTGCCGTCGTTGGCGCTGGTGCGGTTTTGGGGACCACTGGGGAAGAACAAATTGGCCAAGCTAGCATCGATTCTACGGAACAGGCAGCGCTTGACCGTATTGAAGCGACGTACGAGACCGATGACGCAGTGGTCGCACAGGTTGTCGTCAGAGATGAAGGCGGTGATGTTCTCACTCGTGAGTCGTTACTCGAAAGTCTCCGTCTTCAGCAAGCGTTCCGCAAAAACGAATCGATCAATGCGACGCTCCGCGACGGGACAGGAACCGTCGGCATCGAGAATGTAGTTGCAAACGTTGCGTACGCTCACGAGCAGCGCGAACACGCCAAGACATCGGGTACCAACGGCAACTCCGGGAGTAATACATCGGCGGCAGGACGAGGTCAGTCGTCGGAGCCGACGCTCAGCCAGCAGATCGCAGCAGTTGAATCCAGCTCGGACGAGGAAATCGAAACGTATCTCAGCCGAATCCTTGATCCAGATGCGTCCGTTCCTGGTAGCGACCCAACCGAATTCCTGCCAACGGATTACGAACCAGGGACGACGAGTGCTGATGCGAGAACAACCCTCGTCTTTCAGAAAAGCCCGAGCAGTTCGGCGACGACGACTCAGACGGTAAACGACGCGCAAGTGACCATCAACTCGCTAGTCGAGAAGCGCTTCGCCGACGCGTTCGTCTTCGGGCAAGGAATCATCGACGAAGAGTCTTCACAGGCCATCGGCGATACGTTCATCATCATCACACCCGTTGCAGTTGTCCTCCTGCTCGTTGTCCTCACGATTGCTTACCGCGACCTCGTGGACGTTCTCGTGAGCGTCTTCGGTGTCGGCATCGTGATGGTTTGGTACGCTGGCGTACAGGGGTGGCTCGGAATTCCGTCGAATTCGACCCTTATCGCCGTTCCGTTCCTGCTTATTGGACTCAGTATCGACTATTCCCTCCACGTCGTCATGCGCTACCGCGAGGCACGAGAAGGGACGCTTGACACTGACGGCGAGAGTGTCGGTCGGCGAGATCCGGCGACAGCGATGCGTCTCGGGATTGCTGGTGTCGTTCTCGCGTTGGCTACCGCCGCGTTCTCGACGGCGGTCGGCTTTTTCTCGAATTACATCAGTCCGCTGGGCTCGATTCAGGACTTCGCCATTCTGAGTGGTGTCGGCATCGTCGCTATCTTTGTCGTTTTCGCCGCGCTCGTGCCAGCCGTCAAACTCGAACTCGAACAGTTCTTCGACCGCCGTGGCCGCGACCGACGCAATCCCGCTGTCGGCGTCAGTTCGGGGTGGCTGAATCGTCTTCTCTCGGGTACTGCTTCGCTCGCGCGACGGGCGCCCATTGTCGTAATCGTCATCTCACTGCTGCTCGCTTCCGCAGGTGCATACGGTGCGACCGGTATCGACACGGAGTTCAATCAGGCTGATTTCCTGCCACAGGAGGCGCCGACGTGGATGGAGTCGCTTCCGGAACCGTTCGCACCCGGCGATTATGATATCAGCGAGAATCTCGACTACCTGAGCGACAATTTCCGCCAACGTGGACAGGGATCGGCGGGACAGGTACTGATACGTGGAAACGTGACTGCGCCAGCACTGCTCACTGCGGTCAACGACGTCAGTCACAATACGGACAGTAGTGGGACAATCGTCGTCGGTTCTGATGGAAGAGCCGCCATTGAGGGTCCAGTATCCGTCCTTCGTACTGTCGCCGCCGAAAATCAGACGGTGGCCAATGCAATCGAAACGCGTGATACGGACGGTGATGGGCTCCCGGACAAGGATGTCGCCACGGTTTATGATCTCCTGTTTGATGCCGCTCCCGAACAAGCGTCGTCAGTCCTCTATCGCACCGATAACGGATCGTATCAGTCTGCTCGATTGACTGTGGGCGTTCAGGGTAACGCCTCGGCTCAATCGGTCGCAAGCGATGTACGAGGAGTCTCCTCGGCAATCGAAGGGGACGCACCAGTACGAGCCACTGCGACGGGTGGTCCGGTCATCACTGCGGTCGTTCAGGGTGCCCTGTTCGAGACGCTCGTCGAAGGATTCGCTATCACACTCGGTGTCATTCTCACCCTGCTTATCGGGTTATACTGGTGGCGGCATCGCGCACCTGGGTTGGGTGTGGTGACGCTCGTGCCCGTCTTGATCGCGCTCGCGTGGTTGCTCGGGACGATGGCAGCGCTCGATATCCCCTTCAACAGCGAGACTGTCGTGATTACGAGTCTGGCGATTGGCCTCGGCGTGGATTACAGCATCCACGCCAGCGAACGATTCGTTGACGAGCGCGCTCGCTCCGACTCACTTGCGGACTCACTATCGAGAGCGCTCACCGGAACCGGTGGTGCGTTGCTCGGAAGTGCAGTGACGACCGCAGCCGGCTTTGGAGTGCTTGCGCTGGCACTGTCGCCACCCCTCCAGCGGTTCGGCATCGTGACCGGACTGAGCATCATCTACGCATTTGTAGCATGCGTGACGGTGCTCCCTTGCCTGCTTGTGATTCGGGAGCGTCTTCTCACACGAATCGCTTGAGTACTCATCTCTCGGCCGAACAAGCCGAGCGTCTCGGGGTTGCACGTCGCTCCCGATCTGCCGAATACGGCTTTCCGATGTTCCCTAATTTGACTGACTCTCGTAGCGAGGGCCGTACGCCTCACTTGTACAGTGATTGTGTCGGAACCGAAACGTCGGATCGCTGTTATCGACATGGGATATTCAATATAGCACCATACGATTCATGAGTCTGCAGACGGACAGCAACAACTATCAGAAAAGTGAATAAATATGCTGCTCGTACGTCTCTCGAACTCGATCACCCCAGTTGTGCGTGTAGGTGTCGATGATGTCGCCGCCGACGTCGCCTCGGAGGTACTTCACGATGCCGCGGTCCCCAGTTCGGTCGCGTAGATGCGTCGTGAAGAAGTGTCGAAAGTAGTGAGGAGTGACGTTCTCTTCTGCGTCGCCGCCAGCACGGTGCCAGCCTCGCTCTGCAGCGTGTCGTTCGACGAGGTGGTGAACCATGTCCGTCGTCAAGCGGTTCCCCCAACTCCCCGAGGTACTGACAAACAGTGGTTCCGCGGGCGATGTAACGTCCGGCCTCACTGCCAGCCACCGGGTCAAGACGGCTTCTAACTCCTCGTCAACGGGGACGACGGTCGAACGCTTGCGTTTGTTCGACGCCGTGCGCCGTTCGCCGTTGGTCGTCCCCCCGGCTGCGGGCTCCGCCGAGACGTACAGCGACGGGCCGCGGCCATCCAGTTGCGCGCGATTGGATACATCACCCAGCGGTGTATCGTCTGCGAGTGAGACGTCTCGACAGTCGAGATTGCACAACTCACCGACGCGCATCCCCGTCTTGAGGAGGGTTACCATCACTGCGTGGTCCAGCGGATGGTGAACCTCACGCAGAAACGCACGCATCCCCGAAATAGAGATTTCGCGCCGCGAGGGATTCGCGTCGATTTGTTCGTCCATCTCCTCCATCACGAGCGTCATCGGGTTGGCCTCGAACGCGCCGACTTGCGTCATGTAGGCGTAAAACCGGTGCAGGTAGGAGGCGTAGGTGGCGATGGTGCTGTCGGCGGCGTCCGCCCGTCGGAGCGAGTGTATCCACGCCATACAATCGCGGTGAGACGCTTCTGACACGCGTTTCTCTGCGTCCATCGGGTTCGCCTCGGGATCTGTGAGGAACGCCTCGAATCGTCGTAAGACGCGCTCGTAGGCGTCTCTCGTTCGCTCGGTCTTCCCGTGATACGTCATGTCCTGGAGGAAGTACGCGACGGGGTCTTCGACCGCCTCGCCGTCGGCCGTCTCAACGGCCATCGTCGTCCTCGAACGCACCTGGGGCGAGAGCGTACCCGCCGTGTCGGCCGCTGTACTGCACCCGGTTCGACGCCTGCAGATCCTGTAACGTCTCGTCGAGTCTGTCCTCGATATCGTCGGTCAGTGCGTCGAGCAGTTCGTCCCACGAACGATGGTCGGCCGGAGAGAGAGCATCGAGAACGCGAGATTCGAACTCACTTCCGCCGCTGCTTTCATCTGCCCCGTCGCTCTCTGGTTCGTCCGGAGTTCGATCCGGGATCTCGAAGTCGCGTCGGCCCGCCTGCACCATCGTCCGGACGAACTCGCTTTGGCTCATGCCGAGTTCTTCGGCGTGGGTTTTCCAGCGCTCTTTCTGGTACGCGGGGACGTACGTCATCACCGTCTTTCGTTCAGTCTCTGCTCCGTCACTCGCCATGGATACTCGTCTGTTTCATTGCTCGTTTATCGATGGTTGCAGTCGGTTGTCTTTGCCCCGTTTTCAGGTGTGGTCTCGACCCGTTCTTGCGGAAAATTGACACAGTTTGTGCTGCTAGACGCGTTCTCCTCTAGATAATAGCATATACCAGCATAACCCCACTTATATTGTTCTATGCTGGCTAGCTTTTGAAAGTTATCTGTGTCTATGACTATATACTGGTGGTGCTTGGCTGCACTCACACAAATAAAATTTTGAAATTCTGTTTCCTCTGATAGGACTGAAATAGTTTCTTGGCTCGATTGAAGCAGTTGACTTGAGCGTGCAGAGTGGAAGTTCACGCCATATTAATTCAGAATATAATTCAGGAAATAATAGGGTTCTGGAGCGCTGTCTTCACCCCGTGTACCCTTGGGGTCACGGCCACGAAACGTGCTTCCAGAAAGGAGAAAATATTGCCCCAATCTGATCGTGTTCTCTCCGAGACGACGTTTTTACGCACAATTTCGTATCCCCCGACGAGCTGTCGGACTCGAACGCGGGTCCAGGGACGGGCCGTCCGAAAGGGGTGGATCAGCGAGAGTGTAGATCACCGTTCGAAAACGACGCCGTTCAAATAAGTGAACTCACGCTGATGTGCGTCTCTTTCGGTCCTGTGGTCGTATCATCGGTCGATGAAGTGGGACTGAATGGACGACCAAATGCTTCACCCGTCGTGTGCGTCATCGTTCGAGACTTTGTCGGACGGAAGCAGTGGTGACGGTGAAAGCCAT
It contains:
- a CDS encoding DUF7521 family protein, whose product is MNVSIILLVVVKIVALVLGGIVSLMAYRAYNRTRIAGLQFFAIGLAVITLGTFLVGVFHHLGGASATIGMLLESVIISIGFVVMIYGLKQT
- a CDS encoding winged helix-turn-helix domain-containing protein — translated: MDRWSSEEPDDPALPTVLKSLDDDKCRTILTLLDNPKSASELCEECDLPSSTVYRKLELLRESMLVREYTEVRRDGPNATLYERDFTDISISITDDEFTMAVSRPEEDPEDRLATFWSAMKEESQ
- a CDS encoding DUF5805 domain-containing protein, producing MASDGAETERKTVMTYVPAYQKERWKTHAEELGMSQSEFVRTMVQAGRRDFEIPDRTPDEPESDGADESSGGSEFESRVLDALSPADHRSWDELLDALTDDIEDRLDETLQDLQASNRVQYSGRHGGYALAPGAFEDDDGR
- a CDS encoding ABC transporter substrate-binding protein, translating into MANDGIKRNGATRRDYLKYGGAILGSGIVAGCTGESDSEATETSTSTETATATETETETATEAAADGSYSVTMEPVGTVEFDSVPETWATYCQGYADMGIALGQADGLLSVGYKPRLHTHWYEELDGVSVDKESLQELYQGGIDKELFYTMDADIHVIDPNWIINNFKGWEQADIDEITEGVAPFIGNLIFRHTDTWHEDYQYYTMYEAFEKVAEIFQEQERYEAFKSLHDEYVRGRVAEQLPAESEAASAALIYAAGNEPEKFSPYRLNTGGTSIKHLRDLKVKDAFEGTDVKGISSTNRTKIDYEQLLEVDPDTLLLKGHETKTEAEFQNTLVKHMKNHDIGSQLTAVKNDRVFRGGPTYQGPIHNLFLVERTAKDLYPDTFSGELFDRQRVADIVTGDF
- a CDS encoding tyrosine-type recombinase/integrase; translation: MAVETADGEAVEDPVAYFLQDMTYHGKTERTRDAYERVLRRFEAFLTDPEANPMDAEKRVSEASHRDCMAWIHSLRRADAADSTIATYASYLHRFYAYMTQVGAFEANPMTLVMEEMDEQIDANPSRREISISGMRAFLREVHHPLDHAVMVTLLKTGMRVGELCNLDCRDVSLADDTPLGDVSNRAQLDGRGPSLYVSAEPAAGGTTNGERRTASNKRKRSTVVPVDEELEAVLTRWLAVRPDVTSPAEPLFVSTSGSWGNRLTTDMVHHLVERHAAERGWHRAGGDAEENVTPHYFRHFFTTHLRDRTGDRGIVKYLRGDVGGDIIDTYTHNWGDRVRETYEQHIYSLF
- a CDS encoding efflux RND transporter permease subunit is translated as MKRGLTSRYADVLASRSRLIIALLLVVSAVVGAGAVLGTTGEEQIGQASIDSTEQAALDRIEATYETDDAVVAQVVVRDEGGDVLTRESLLESLRLQQAFRKNESINATLRDGTGTVGIENVVANVAYAHEQREHAKTSGTNGNSGSNTSAAGRGQSSEPTLSQQIAAVESSSDEEIETYLSRILDPDASVPGSDPTEFLPTDYEPGTTSADARTTLVFQKSPSSSATTTQTVNDAQVTINSLVEKRFADAFVFGQGIIDEESSQAIGDTFIIITPVAVVLLLVVLTIAYRDLVDVLVSVFGVGIVMVWYAGVQGWLGIPSNSTLIAVPFLLIGLSIDYSLHVVMRYREAREGTLDTDGESVGRRDPATAMRLGIAGVVLALATAAFSTAVGFFSNYISPLGSIQDFAILSGVGIVAIFVVFAALVPAVKLELEQFFDRRGRDRRNPAVGVSSGWLNRLLSGTASLARRAPIVVIVISLLLASAGAYGATGIDTEFNQADFLPQEAPTWMESLPEPFAPGDYDISENLDYLSDNFRQRGQGSAGQVLIRGNVTAPALLTAVNDVSHNTDSSGTIVVGSDGRAAIEGPVSVLRTVAAENQTVANAIETRDTDGDGLPDKDVATVYDLLFDAAPEQASSVLYRTDNGSYQSARLTVGVQGNASAQSVASDVRGVSSAIEGDAPVRATATGGPVITAVVQGALFETLVEGFAITLGVILTLLIGLYWWRHRAPGLGVVTLVPVLIALAWLLGTMAALDIPFNSETVVITSLAIGLGVDYSIHASERFVDERARSDSLADSLSRALTGTGGALLGSAVTTAAGFGVLALALSPPLQRFGIVTGLSIIYAFVACVTVLPCLLVIRERLLTRIA